The genome window GTCTGTCGGCCAGCCATAAGCGGCCGCCACCAGGGCGTCCAGTTCATCATGCAGGTCTTTCAAGATGGTGACCAAGCCGTCGTCGTGAGCTTTGCGCAGCTTGCCTTCCAGCACTTCGCCCCGGCGTAGGGCCTCCAGCGCGTTGTACATGTCCGTCATGGTCAGCTTCGGGTGCCGCGCCAGCTGCCGCTTCCGGTGAAGGTCCAGCGCTTCCGCCTTTTCACGGATGGCTTGCTGCTGCTCCGGCGTGGCACTGGGGAAAGGGAAGGTTTCAAAGCAGCGGGACTTGACGTAGACCGGGTCGTTGCCAACTCCCAAACGGCTCCCCTGCGCCAGCGCCCAGGCCACATGGAAACGGCTGGAGAGCACTCCAAGGACGTAGGCATCATCACTGGCAATCGCTACCAGCTTGTTGTCCGGCAACACCTCCGCACCCAAGAACTGGAAGAAGCGGTGCTTGGACGTTTCGACCGTGGCGATGTAGCGGGGAAGGCCCGCCAGGGCACTACGTAACTCAGTGTTCTTGCGTCCAAACAGCCACCAGTTCTCTCGGCGATATTTCTCATTGTTAGCGTCCCGCTCGGGCTTCACCGTCAGCCGCACATGCTGATAGACCTCCGGGTACCGCTCCTGCACCTCCTGGGCGCTCAGGCCGAACAGGTCAATCACCATCACTCCCCTGGGCCGCGCCGTCAGGTCACGGCCGTTGCGGTACTCGCGGATGTGCCGCTCCAGACCGGGCAACCGGCCCAGGCCCAAGTCCGCTGCATTGGGCGGAGTCAGCCCCGTCCCAGGGTCAGGCTCCGCAGTCGGGGGCACGATAAAGCCGGAGCCGTGGAGCTTCACGCCAGTGTTGCTCAGCCCTTCCATCGCCTTCAGCGGCACCGCCCCCGCCACATCTGCTCCCACCGTCAGGTCCGGATGAATCATGCCTGTGCGGGCCACCGTCTCCACCTCGTAGGCCCCGTCTACTTCCGCCCCGTCATCCACCACCACGTCCAGCACCCCAGGACTTCTCCCCGGCTGGACCACGGTCATAGCAATCCGTACCGCCGCCCCGTCCGCCGCGTCTACCCAGGGATGGTCCGGCACCGCGTACGCCAGACTCAGGTTCTTCCCTGGACCTATGAAGCCTTCAAGGACTCTCCTGTTGAACGTCTGCTTGACCGAGTTCGTCGTCACGAACCCAAAGCGCCGTAAGGCATTCTTTTCCCCGGACTTGCCCTGCGCATACGCCAGCGTCTCTGCGGCCTTGTGCCACCAGAACATCACGAAGTCCGCTGAAGCAGGCACGTCCTTATACAGCTTGCGAATCGTCTCGGTGTACCCGTCCCCCAACGCCAGCCGCATCGGCCCGGCTCCAATAAAGGGCGGGTTCCCCACGATGAAGTCCGCCCTGGGCCAGCTCGCCTTCTTCGGCTGCAGGTAGGTCACGTCCTGCACCAGCGCCGCCGGGTCCGGCACCTCACGGCCTGTCACCGGGTCCTTGAGGGTGGTGCGGCCATCCCAGCGCTGCACAGGTTCACCTTGCTTGTTCAGCCGGGGTTCTGTCGCTGCGAAGTCCAGAACCGCGTCCCGGTTTTCGATGTTGTGGTACGCCTGCAGGATCGGCTCAGGCGGCGGGTTCGCCTTGCCATGCTCACGGGCGTACAGCTGGAGGTACCCAATCCACAGCACCAGGTCTGCCACCCGCGCCGCCCTGGGGTTGAGTTCGATGCCGAGGAACTGCCGGGGGCTAATCCCAATCAGGGGAGCGACCCCGCCCAGGTCTTCCAGGGTATGAACCACTTCCGCTTCCAGCCCTTTAAGCAGCTCCATGCTCACATACAGGAAGTTGCCGGTCCCGCAAGCGGGGTCCAGAACCCGCAGGTCCTGCAAGCTGGCCAGAAAGCGTGCCACCTCCTTGCGGGCGGCCTCGC of Deinococcus proteolyticus MRP contains these proteins:
- a CDS encoding class I SAM-dependent DNA methyltransferase, whose product is MNPAELIARWKDTGGSERANYTGFLIDLCDVLGVPRPEGSRVDVTQNAYVFERDVTEHHPDGSVSHRRIDLYRRGSFVLEAKQGVEEEAEQEASILGKKKPVKKGHGKRGTKGWDGFMLRAREQAQQYVGFLPAEEGRPPFLLVTDVGHAIEVYAEFTRTGGAYRPFPSAGKHRIMLQDLEKPEVRELLRTIWLDPMSLDPSAKAAQVTAEIARLLAQASRQMEGRPDKDGTPLTAERVSAYLMRMIFTMFAEDVELLPPGKFTGLLEELQSDPQTFSGVLEELWQKMAHGGVSAGLRSTIRHFNGGLFEDAEVLPVTGEELRLFREAASYDWSQVEPSIFGTLVERALNKDERHKLGAHYTPRAYVERLVTRTVMEPLRRDWASVQAAVQRRLDDALEKDDKGQQKAREAARKEVARFLASLQDLRVLDPACGTGNFLYVSMELLKGLEAEVVHTLEDLGGVAPLIGISPRQFLGIELNPRAARVADLVLWIGYLQLYAREHGKANPPPEPILQAYHNIENRDAVLDFAATEPRLNKQGEPVQRWDGRTTLKDPVTGREVPDPAALVQDVTYLQPKKASWPRADFIVGNPPFIGAGPMRLALGDGYTETIRKLYKDVPASADFVMFWWHKAAETLAYAQGKSGEKNALRRFGFVTTNSVKQTFNRRVLEGFIGPGKNLSLAYAVPDHPWVDAADGAAVRIAMTVVQPGRSPGVLDVVVDDGAEVDGAYEVETVARTGMIHPDLTVGADVAGAVPLKAMEGLSNTGVKLHGSGFIVPPTAEPDPGTGLTPPNAADLGLGRLPGLERHIREYRNGRDLTARPRGVMVIDLFGLSAQEVQERYPEVYQHVRLTVKPERDANNEKYRRENWWLFGRKNTELRSALAGLPRYIATVETSKHRFFQFLGAEVLPDNKLVAIASDDAYVLGVLSSRFHVAWALAQGSRLGVGNDPVYVKSRCFETFPFPSATPEQQQAIREKAEALDLHRKRQLARHPKLTMTDMYNALEALRRGEVLEGKLRKAHDDGLVTILKDLHDELDALVAAAYGWPTDLAEADVLAALADLNVQRAAEEEAGLVRWLRPEYQNPTGKVAGTQGLGLDVQTHLPAVERMPWPGEMPEQFSAVREYLLAAGQPLTLKEVASAFRGATPQKVSPLLETLVGLSLARVEQGAEVRFRV